Proteins found in one Miscanthus floridulus cultivar M001 chromosome 4, ASM1932011v1, whole genome shotgun sequence genomic segment:
- the LOC136552666 gene encoding NADPH HC-toxin reductase 1-like codes for MGGFTADTVVCVTGGSGYLGSWLVRKLLARGCVVHATLRSLADEKKTGLLRALPGAAERLRLFEADMYDADTFEPAIAGCHFVFLIATPLAHDPTSTKYKNTTEAAVDAVRIILRQCERSGTVKRVIYTASVTAASPLKEDGSGYKDFANESNWTPLNLSYEFSNAHLDDYVWSKSQSEKELLSYNDSSSKESRPLEVVTLACALVGGDTIQTYLWSSIPVIVAPLTGQAIYHNSLLFLQALLGSVPLAHVDDVCDAHVFCMEQASMAGRFLCAAGHPSMRDIVDHFAAKHPDLKIKLTEVTGEGVRILPNTSKLQDLGFKFKYGVEETLDASVECAKRLGEL; via the exons ATGGGCGGCTTCACGGCGGACACGGTGGTGTGCGTCACCGGCGGCAGCGGCTACCTCGGGAGCTGGCTCGTCAGGAAGCTCCTCGCCAGAGGCTGCGTCGTCCACGCCACCCTGCGGAGCCTAG CGGACGAGAAGAAGACGGGGCTGCTCCGGGCGCTCCCCGGCGCGGCGGAGCGGCTGCGGCTGTTCGAGGCGGACATGTACGACGCCGACACCTTCGAGCCCGCCATCGCCGGCTGCCACTTCGTCTTCCTCATCGCTACGCCCTTGGCGCACGACCCCACCAGCACCAAG TACAAGAACACGACGGAGGCGGCGGTGGACGCGGTGCGCATCATCCTCCGGCAGTGCGAGCGGTCCGGCACGGTGAAGCGCGTCATCTACACGGCCTCGGTCACGGCCGCGTCGCCGCTCAAGGAGGACGGCAGCGGGTACAAGGACTTCGCCAACGAGTCCAACTGGACACCGCTCAACCTCTCCTACGAATTCAGCAACGCTCACCTGGAT GATTACGTGTGGTCCAAGTCGCAGTCCGAGAAGGAGCTGCTGAGCTACAACGACTCCTCCTCCAAGGAGTCCCGGCCGCTGGAGGTGGTCACCCTGGCGTGCGCGCTCGTCGGCGGCGACACCATCCAGACGTACCTGTGGAGCAGCATCCCCGTGATCGTGGCGCCGCTGACGGGGCAGGCGATCTACCACAACTCCCTCCTGTTCCTGCAGGCGCTGCTGGGCTCCGTGCCGCTGGCGCACGTGGACGACGTCTGCGACGCGCACGTCTTCTGCATGGAGCAGGCGTCCATGGCCGGCCGCTTCCTCTGCGCCGCCGGGCACCCCAGCATGCGGGACATCGTCGACCACTTCGCTGCTAAGCACCCCGACCTCAAGATAAAGCTGACGGA GGTGACCGGGGAGGGAGTCAGGATTCTGCCCAACACCAGCAAGCTGCAGGACTTGGGTTTCAAGTTCAAGTACGGCGTGGAGGAGACGCTGGACGCCAGCGTCGAGTGCGCCAAGAGGCTGGGAGAACTCTAG